GAATGCGCCGCCCGTGCGCTACTTCTGCCGCGGTACAACCCCGGCGCCCGGTCCCCGCTCTGGCAGCAACGGCAAAAGGCCGCGCAACTGCTCGACGTGGCCCGCGAATACCCCACCTTCCCCATCATTCTTGAGACCGTGCGCGAGTGCCTGCAAGACGTCTACGACCTCCCGGCTCTCGCCAGGCTCGCCTCTCAGATCGAATCCCGCGCGATTCGTTTGATGGAGGTGCAAACGGATGCCGCCAGCCCGTTCGCGAGCACCCTGCTGTTCGGTTACGTGGCCGCCTTCATGTACGAGGGCGACACTCCGCTCGCGGAGCGCCGTGCAACGGCCCTGTCCATCGACTCGAGCCTGTTGGCCGAACTACTCGGTCGGGTGGAGCTGCGCGAACTCCTCGACCCGGTGGTCATCGATGAGACCGACCGGGAGCTGCAGCGTCTCGCCCCGGATCGGCAGGCGAACGGGCTTGAGGGCATCTTTGATCTGCTGCGCGGGCTGGGCCCCCTCACGCTCGACGAGTTCGGCCCCCGCATGTCCGAGGGCGTCGAGGCCGACTGGGTCGCCCACCTCGCGGCGCTCGTTGAGACCAAACGTATTGTGCGCACCAGCGTCGTGGGCCGCGACGGGTGGGCTGTGATTGAAGACGCCAGTCGGCTGCGGGACGCCCTCGGTATTCCCCTCCCGCTGGGGATACCACGCGTCTTCAGCGAATCCGTCGCTGACCCCCTCGGCGACCTGGTGAGCCGCTACGCCCGCACCCACGGACCATTCACGACAGCGGCTGCGGCTGACCGCTTCGGACTCGGTACCGCCGTCATGGCGCAGGTGCTCCGACGTCTGGCCGACTCACGACGGGTTTTGGAAGGTGAATTTCGACCGGGCGGCACCGGAAGCGAGTGGTGTGATGCGGAGGTGCTGCGCCGCCTGCGTCGGCGTTCCCTCGCGGCACTGCGCCATGAGGTCGAACCCGTTGACCAGGTGACGATGGCCCGTTTTCTCCCGGAATGGCAACACGTGGGCGGGCGGCTTCGGGGAGTCGATGGTGTCGCAGCGGTGATTGAGCAGCTCGAAGGCGCCCGCATTCCCGCCTCGGCCTGGGAGTCGCTCATCCTGCCCGCACGAATAACCGGGTACGTGCCCGGAATGCTCGACGAACTCACCAACGCCGGGGAGGTCGTGTGGGCGGGAGCCGGGTCTCTGGCCGGAAATGACGGCTGGATCAGTCTGCACTTGGCGGAGACCGCGCCGCTGACCCTGCCACCCGCGCTCGATCATGATCTCTCTGACCTGCAGAAGGAGGTGCTGACGACACTCGGCGGTGGAGGCGGCTACTTCTTCCGCCAGTTATCTGATGCGGTGGGCAGTACCGTGGACGCCGACCTCACGGAGGCGCTGTGGGACCTGGTCTGGGCCGGACTGATCAGCAACGATACATTCGCCCCGGTGCGGTCCCGGCTGAACGGCGGGCGAACGGCCCACAAACCCAGCCGCTCCGCTCCGCGCGCTCGCCTGCACCGCGGCGGGTCCATGCATCGCGGTGGGTCCGTACCCCGCTCGGCTCTTCCCACGCGTGGTGGCCCACCCACGGTGTCTGGTCGCTGGTCCATCCTGCAGCTTGCCGACTCGGTGGCGACACGGCGAGCCCACGCGCTCGGGGAGACCCTGCTGGAACGTTACGGGGTCGTCACCCGCGGCGCGGTGCAGGCAGAGGGTGTGATCGGTGGCTTTGCCCTGGTGTACCGCACCCTGAGCGGTTTTGAAGAGACCGGACGTGCCCGGCGCGGATACTTCGTGGAGGGTCTGGGCGCCGCCCAGTTCGCCAGCGGAGGAACCATCGACCGGCTGCGGTCCTTCGCTGCGGCGGTCGACGGCACGGACAACCGTCGGCCCGTGGCGCTGACTCTGGCTGCCACGGACCCGGCCAACCCGTACGGTGCCGTCTTGCCGTGGCCGCCGCTGGCGGAAGGCACCGGACACCGCCCGGGCCGTAAATCGGGCGCCGTTGTGGTGCTCGTGGATGGCGTGCTCGTGCTGTACATCGAACGCGGTGGGAAGACCATGCTCTCGTATGTGACAGATGAGGCCTCACTCGCCGCGGCGGCGGCAAGCCTCGCCGCCGTGGTGAAAGCCGGACGCATCGACAAGATTGCCGTGGAAACCATCAACGGAATCTTCGTGATCGGAACACCCGTGGGCGAGCACCTGCAGGGGGCTGGCTTCACGCACACCCCGAAGGGGTTGAGGTTCAGTGCCTGAGGGCGATACCGTTTTTCGAGAAGCACAGTCACTTGGGGAGGCCCTCTCCGGGGCGGTACTGACTCGCTGCGACATTCGGGTTCCACAGTGGGCTACCGTCGACCTCACCGGGGAGACCGTGCAGCAGGTGGCCAGCCGCGGTAAGCATCTGCTCATTCGCACCGACAGCGTGAGCGTGCACTCCCACCTCAAGATGGAGGGGTCCTGGCACCGCTACCGCCACGGGAGTGCCTGGCAGCGACCGGCCTTCCAGGCAAGAATCGTGCTCGAAACGCTCGAGTGGACCGCGGTGGGGTTCGAACTCGGCCTGCTCGAGCTGATGTCGCGCACGGCAGAGGACACCGAGCTCGCGTATCTGGGCCCCGACCTGCTCGGCGACGACTGGGACCTGGCCGAAGCGGTGCGGCGACTGGGCGCACAGCCCGAGGTACCGGTGGCCGTGGCGCTGGCAGATCAGCGCAATTTGGCCGGCCTCGGCAATGTGTACGTGAACGAACTGTGCTTTCTGCGCGGTCTTC
This sequence is a window from Cryobacterium sp. CG_9.6. Protein-coding genes within it:
- a CDS encoding DNA-formamidopyrimidine glycosylase family protein, translated to MPEGDTVFREAQSLGEALSGAVLTRCDIRVPQWATVDLTGETVQQVASRGKHLLIRTDSVSVHSHLKMEGSWHRYRHGSAWQRPAFQARIVLETLEWTAVGFELGLLELMSRTAEDTELAYLGPDLLGDDWDLAEAVRRLGAQPEVPVAVALADQRNLAGLGNVYVNELCFLRGLLPTRPIGAVADIPGLVRLAHRLITANRDRVERTTTGNTRRGERLWVYSRQRQPCRRCGTRVVTSALGRNEMQERATYWCPRCQT